The genomic DNA AACCGACCGAGCACGTAGACGGTGTCCCGGTAGGCCGCCGGCGCCAGACACCACGCGAGGCGGCCGGTCGCGAGTATCGTCCCCAGCGCCCGGCTTTCCCGCCGCAGCGCAAGGGCAAAGCGTCCGGCCTGGAGCGGCCCGACGAGATCCATCGGGAACAGCTCACCGCCCGTGAGCGCGACGATGCCGACCGGGCGGGGCAGCACGTAATAGAGCGCCACGGCGCGGTCGTCGAGGTCGCGCCCGCCGAGCCCGAAGAGCCCGCGCCGAGCGCCGCGGCCGTCGCGGACGGCGCCCCGACGGAGGATCGCCACCTCCGGGGACCCGTTGGCGGCGACTCGCTCCAGCTCGATCGCGCCGACCTCGACGCCCGCGCGGCGTACCACCAGGCTCGCCTTGTCGGCCCCCACATTTCCGACCGCGATCGCGAACGGTCGAAGCGACGCCGCGACGTGGGCCCTCGTCACGTCATTCACCACGCCGTCGGCCTGCAGCTCGACCCGGACGTCGCCAGGCACCGTGTCGAGGCCGACCGCCTCGTATCGCGGCGCGAAGGGGCGCAGGAGTCGCCGCAGCCGCCTCATCATTCACGGCGGCGGAATGCGAGAAAGAGAAAGCGTCCGCCCTTCACCCGCGCGGTTCCGAAGGACGGCGCGGCCGCCCGGGACAGGAAGGGCCGCGAGTGCCAGAACGTCTCGACCGGGTCCCGGTGCCGCCTCGACCCGCCGCCAGCCGCCGACAGGACGACGCTCAGATATCCCGGCCGCACGACGCTCCAGTGAAGCGGGTTCAGCACGCTGGCCAGGAACAGCGCTCCGGCCGGCAGTGCCGCGCCGATCGCCTCGAACACCGGCCTCGGATCGGCGATGGCGTTCAAGACTGCGAAATTCGCGATGGCCGCGTCGAACGGTCCCCGCTCCCGCACGGAGCGCACGAAATCTTCGAGCGTGGCCCACCACACCTCCACGGCGCCCTCGGCGATCACCGCTCCGCAACGCCGTTCGAGCTCCGCGATCATCCGCGCCGACCCGTCGTAGGCGACGACGTGATTCCCGCGACCGGCCAGCCAGAGCGCGTCGACCCCGGTGCCGCAACCGAAGTCGAGCACGCGGCCGCCGGGGGGAACGCGCCGCGCGAACTCGCGGTGAAAGGCCTCGCGCGTCTCGACCCCCCGGAGAGGAGAAAGCTGGGCGTCGTAGTCCGAGGCGATCCGGTCGTAGTAGGCGATCGGCCCTGCACGCTCCGACCCCATCGCGCAGACAGGACGCAGAGCCGTGTCACACCCTTTCACCGCGCCGGGTCTCTCGCGCCCGGTGCGCCGCCAGCATACCCCACGCCGGCGCGACACGCCAGCCGGCGGGCCCGGCTGCTGCCGCCACGGGCAAGTTCGCCGGTCAGGTTTGCCGCCTCGCAAAGACCTCCCCGGTCAGCACCTCGGCCGGGATCACCGCGTCGAGCCGCTCGAGGAACGCCGGCCCGCGCATCCACTCCGCCAGCTCCAGCTTCATGTGCTCGTACTTCATGAAGTTGAAGGCATAAGAACCCCGCCTGTTCAGCAGGTCGATGCAGGTCCTGGTATCCTCCAGGAAGGGGCGGTTGGCCTCGAAGGCCACGCAGGGAAGCGGAGTACGCAGGCCTCTGAACACCTCCGGCTCGAATCCTTCCACGTCGATCTTGCAGAAGCCGGGCAGGCCGTACTGGCCGATGAGCGCTTCCAGCGGACGCACTTTCACTCTTTCCGACTTCCCCCAGTGCAAGCCCTGGAAGGCCGAATAGAACCGCACGAACTCCCCGGACAGGGTGGCGCATTCGCTGTTTTCGTCGCAGAGCAGCAGCTCCGCTTCCGACACGGCGCTGCCGATGGCGCAGGCTTCCAGGCTGAAGGAGGGATTCTGGCCGAATCTCTTTC from Candidatus Methylomirabilota bacterium includes the following:
- a CDS encoding methyltransferase domain-containing protein gives rise to the protein MGSERAGPIAYYDRIASDYDAQLSPLRGVETREAFHREFARRVPPGGRVLDFGCGTGVDALWLAGRGNHVVAYDGSARMIAELERRCGAVIAEGAVEVWWATLEDFVRSVRERGPFDAAIANFAVLNAIADPRPVFEAIGAALPAGALFLASVLNPLHWSVVRPGYLSVVLSAAGGGSRRHRDPVETFWHSRPFLSRAAAPSFGTARVKGGRFLFLAFRRRE
- a CDS encoding FkbM family methyltransferase, producing MRSFYRSFVQPGDLCYDIGANSGDRTEIFLSLGARVLAVEPQATCLAVLRKRFGQNPSFSLEACAIGSAVSEAELLLCDENSECATLSGEFVRFYSAFQGLHWGKSERVKVRPLEALIGQYGLPGFCKIDVEGFEPEVFRGLRTPLPCVAFEANRPFLEDTRTCIDLLNRRGSYAFNFMKYEHMKLELAEWMRGPAFLERLDAVIPAEVLTGEVFARRQT